In the Anastrepha obliqua isolate idAnaObli1 chromosome 1, idAnaObli1_1.0, whole genome shotgun sequence genome, one interval contains:
- the LOC129252838 gene encoding GPALPP motifs-containing protein 1 codes for MTSDTDSSASSSSSSEKYKKHKKNKKIKCKSEKKKHRHKEKKAKRHKDIKHNRQERHRVKLAITLPMQAEKRAELEHNDDAFGPALPPHLLKDEPKVEKALIGPVLPREFSQLTDSTKVAEPCEMEVLNEDGEEHDMAFSYGPMPTPADGEGMIPMSATQIELEERALELKLAAIESGTGQSVDVKVREEWMLELPAVGLKGGLAALANMKRTFHQGKERPDFSDRSSWTKTPQDAENPTPSTSKDATKVEVLKRNAEAAYERKRDEEQERIAKKHKKDHKRDESLVEMHQKKLRKEQRKKEKELAAAGAKPERRPFSRDVDLKLNKIDKNQTKQIVDKAKILNTKFATGKTKYL; via the exons ATGACCAGCGACACTGATTCATCCgcatcctcatcctcatcatcTGAGAAgtataaaaagcataaaaaaaataagaaaataaaatgcaaatctgAGAAAAAAAAGCACAGACACAAGGAAAAGAAAGCTAAGCGTCACAAGGATATTAAGCACAATCGTCAAGAAAGGCACCGAGTAAAGCTGGCCATTACGCTGCCAATGCAAGCTGAGAAAAGAGCAGAACTTGAGCACAATGACGACGCTTTCGGTCCAGCGCTACCACCACATTTGCTCAAAGATGAGCCCAAAGTCGAGAAGGCTTTGATAGGTCCAGTTTTACCCCGTGAATTTTCACAATTAACTGATAGTACGAAAGTAGCTGAACCTTGCGAAATGGAGGTATTAAATGAGGATGGCGAAGAACATGACATGGCGTTTTCCTACGGTCCTATGCCTACACCTGCTGACGGCGAGGGCATGATACCAATGAGCGCCACCCAAATAGAATTAGAAGAGCGCGCACTAGAATTAAAGCTTGCAGCCATAGAAAGTGGAACTGGACAATCGGTGGATGTCAAAGTACGTGAAGAGTGGATGTTAGAACTACCAGCGGTTGGATTGAAAGGAGGATTAGCGGCACTTGCGAACATGAAGCGTACATTTCATCAGGGCAAGGAAAGGCCCGATTTTAGTGACCG CTCCTCTTGGACAAAAACGCCCCAAGATGCAGAGAATCCCACCCCGAGTACATCGAAGGATGCCACAAAAGTCGAGGTATTAAAACGAAACGCTGAGGCCGCATATGAGAGAAAACGTGACGAGGAGCAAGAACGAATtgctaaaaaacacaaaaaggacCACAAACGAGATGAATCGTTGGTTGAAATGCATCAAAAGAAGTTGCGTAAGGAGCAAAGGAAGAAG GAAAAAGAATTAGCTGCGGCGGGCGCTAAACCCGAGCGTCGACCATTTAGCCGTGACgtggatttaaaattaaataaaattgataagaatcaaacaaaacaaatagttGATAAAGCAAAAATACTGAATACGAAATTTGCAACtggtaaaacaaaatatctctAA
- the LOC129252840 gene encoding phosphatidate cytidylyltransferase, mitochondrial, with amino-acid sequence MAIFKDILARFPRGGLSYVFAYGSGVKQQIGYEEVAKQKNNIIDLIFCVRDPLGWHAENLDRQESHYSLLRLLGPRFIMNYQEHLGARVYFNTLVPLHDIHVTIKYGVISREHLLDDLQNWRYLYLAGRLQKPVFDLVATNGDDELKEALACNLLSAFQVALLLLPERFTAYQLFHTISSLSYKGDFRMIFGENKHKVRNIVLAQEKDFLNLYSPVLQKLTDYVGADFNAKEVGTGNTITQFEQDKSSKAKIHHLRNVPNELQKRIVRNSAFKGDYMNIVPHLADSHNLLELVQTSVNDIVWRSSITQSIKNIASAGFFKSLLYSYRKALKTFS; translated from the coding sequence ATGGCTATTTTCAAAGATATTTTGGCGCGTTTTCCTCGTGGTGGTCTTTCGTATGTATTTGCTTATGGCAGCGGTGTGAAGCAACAAATTGGCTATGAAGAAGTTGCTAAACAAAAGAACAACATTATTGACTTAATATTTTGTGTGCGTGATCCACTAGGTTGGCATGCTGAAAATCTCGATCGTCAGGAAAGCCACTACTCTCTATTACGCCTACTGGGCCCGCGTTTCATCATGAATTACCAAGAGCATTTAGGTGCACGTGTATACTTCAATACATTAGTGCCGCTGCACGATATTCATGTAACAATTAAATATGGCGTCATATCGCGAGAACACTTGTTGGATGATTTACAGAATTGGCGGTACTTGTATCTTGCGGGCCGGCTACAAAAACCTGTATTCGATTTGGTAGCAACAAATGGCGATGACGAATTAAAGGAGGCTTTAGCGTGCAACTTACTCAGCGCATTTCAAGTAGCCTTACTTTTACTACCAGAACGGTTCACAGCCTATCAACTATTCCATACAATATCGAGCCTCAGTTATAAAGGAGATTTCCGAATGATATTCGGCGAGAATAAGCACAAAGTTCGCAATATAGTGTTGGCACAAGAGAAAGATTTCTTGAATCTCTATTCTCCAGTATTGCAAAAATTGACTGATTACGTGGGGGCCGATTTTAATGCCAAGGAAGTGGGAACGGGCAACACAATTACTCAGTTTGAGCAGGACAAGTCGTCGAAAGCTAAGATACATCATCTACGCAACGTACCAAATGAATTGCAAAAACGGATTGTACGAAATTCAGCATTTAAGGGTGATTATATGAATATAGTACCACACTTGGCAGATTCACACAATCTTCTCGAACTTGTGCAAACTTCAGTAAATGACATAGTGTGGCGCAGCAGTATTACTcagtcaataaaaaatatagccaGTGCAGGATTTTTCAAATCTCTGCTTTACAGCTATCGTAAGGCGCTTAAGACTTTTTCCTAA
- the LOC129247947 gene encoding UDP-N-acetylglucosamine transferase subunit ALG13 homolog, translated as MYFKTIYVTVGTTKFDELINEVVSSRCLHALQQRGCQKLVIQHGHGRPVQNVNHIRQVYGITLEQYDFKLETPRTDILDADLIIGHAGAGTCMDILNHSRPGIIVVNDRLMDNHQKELAQELSKEGYVFYSNVEGLAKIIEQADVTKLQAYEKRNNIPHFVNYLNEMMIASYF; from the coding sequence atgtatttcaaaacaatttatgtCACAGTGGGGACTACCAAATTTGATGAGCTTATTAACGAAGTCGTGTCTTCTCGATGTTTGCACGCTTTACAGCAGCGGGGTTGTCAAAAGTTGGTCATCCAGCACGGTCATGGGAGACCTGTACAAAATGTAAATCACATTCGCCAAGTATATGGTATCACACTTGAACAATACGACTTCAAGCTTGAAACACCAAGAACTGATATACTGGATGCTGATCTGATAATAGGTCATGCAGGCGCCGGCACTTGTATGGACATATTGAATCACAGTCGACCCGGTATCATAGTGGTCAATGACAGATTAATGGATAATCATCAGAAAGAATTGGCACAGGAACTGAGTAAAGAAGGATACGTATTTTATTCTAATGTGGAAGGACTGGCCAAAATAATAGAGCAAGCGGATGTAACTAAGTTGCAGGCATATGAAAAACGTAATAATATACCACATTTTGTGAATTACTTGAACGAGATGATGATtgcttcatatttttaa